GCTGATCCTGGGCGAGAGCGGCACCGGCAAGGAGCTGGTCGCGCGCGCGATCCACTACCACGGCCGGCGCCGCGAAGGCCCGTTCGTGGCGGTGAACATGACCGCCCTGCCCTCGGAGCTGATCGAGGCCGAGCTGTTCGGCCACGAGCGCGGCGCGTTCACGGGCGCGACCGAGGCGCGGGTGGGACGCTTCCGCGAGGCCGAGGGCGGCACGCTGCTCCTGGACGAGATCGGTGACCTGCCGCTTCCGCTGCAGGCGAAGCTCCTGCGCGTGCTGCAGGAGAGACTCGTGGTGCCGCTGGGCGCGCGCCACGCGATTCCGATCGACGTGCGCATCGTGGCCTCGACGCACCGCGACCTGCCGGGCCTGGTCGCCGAAAAGAAGTTCCGAGAAGACCTGTACTTCCGGCTGAACGTCGTGCCGGTGCGCATCGCGCCGCTGCGCGAGCGGCGCGCCGACGTGCCGCTGCTCGTGAGTCACTTCATCGAGCGCTTCTCGCAGGAGCTCGGGGTGCCGCGCCGCTGGCCGACCGAGGCCGCGCTCGAGCGCCTCACGCGCCACGCCTGGCCCGGCAACGTGCGCGAGCTCGAGAATGCGGTGAAGCGTGCGCTCGTGCTCGCGGCGGGCGACGTGATCACCGCCGACGACATCGAGCACGCCACCAGCGCCACGCCCTCGGGCGCCGCCGACTGGTCGGAGCTGGCGCGCCGCGAGCTGGCCGAGAGACTCGCCAACGGCGAGCCGGGCGCCGAGGAGGACGGCACGGGGCCGTACTGGAGCTTCGTGTCCCGGCTCGAGCGCGCGGTGATCCGCGAGGGGCTCACGCGCTCGCGCGGCAACCAGATCCAGGCCGCGCGCCTGCTCGGCATCAACCGCAACACGCTGCGCAAGAAGATCGCCGAGCTCGGCCTGGGCCCGGCCGACGGCGACGAATACGAGAGGTGACTCGCGTCGGCCTCGAGCGCCTGCGCGGCGTGTACGTCTTGTGCGACGACGACCCGCGCTGGAAGAACGACGCGCTGGCGCAGGTCGAAGGCGCGCTCGCCGGTGGCGCCACGGTGCTGCAGCTGCGCTTGAAGCACACCCCCGATGGCGCGGCGCTGGCGCTGGCGCGCCGGGCGCTCGAGCGCACGCGCGCGGCCGGGGCCCTCTTGTTCGTGAACGACCGCTTCGACCTCGCGGCGCTCGCGGGCGCCGACGGCGTGCACCTGGGCCAGGACGACGTCCCGCCCGCGCTCGTGCCCGCGGACGTGCGCCGGCGGCTCTGGATCGGCTTCTCGACTCACACGCGCGCGCAGGTCGAGGCCAGCCGGGCGCTGCCGATCGACTGCGTGGCCTTCGGCCCGGTGTTCGGCACCGCCTCGAAGCAGTCGGAGTACTCGCCGCGCGGGCTCGAGGCGCTGCGCGAGGCCGTGTCACTCGCGGCGCACCCGCTGGTGGCGATCGGCGGGATCGACGCCGGGAACGTGGCGGGCGTGCGCGCCGCGGGCGCGGCGGCCGCGGCCGTGATCTCGGCGGTCGCCGACGCGCCGGACCCGGCGGCCGCGACGCGTTACCTTCAGGCCCGGTTCTTCGAGTCACCCCCCGGGAGTCGCTAGCGCTTGGATCGCGCAGTCAGTGTCCTGGGGGTATTCGTCCTGCTCGGGATCGCCTGGGCCTGCTCGAGCAACCGCGCGGCGATCCGCTGGCGCACGATCGCCAGCGCGCTCGCGATCCAGCTGGCGATCGCGCTGTTCGTGCTGCGCACGCCCTGGGGCGGCTGGCTGTTCGCCAAGGCCAGCGACGGCGCCGACGCGTTCGTGGGCGCGGCCAACGCCGGGATCGAGTTCGTGTTCGGGCGCTGGCCCGAGATCGTGCTCGGGCCCGACGGCCAGCCGCTGCACCTGCCCTACGTGTTCGCCATCCGCGTGCTGCCCATCATCGTGTTCATGTCGAGCGTGTTCGCGGTGCTGCAGCATTTCGGCGTGCTGCAGCGCGTGGTCGAGGTGCTGGCGATCGGGCTGCGGCGCACGCTGCGCACGAGCGGCGCGGAGTCACTCGCGGCGATCGCCGAGATCTTCCTGGGCATGGCCGAGTCACCGCTCATGATCCGCGCCTACGTGCCGTCGCTCACCCGCAGCGAGCTGTTCTGCGTGATGACCGCGGGCCTGGCCACGGTGGCCGGCTCCGTGCTGGTCGCGTACATGGGCATGCTGGGGCCCGCGTACGCGGGTCACCTGGTGGCGGCGAGCTTCATGGCCGCGCCCGCGGCGATCGCGGTGGCCAAGCTGATGGTGCCCGAGGAGGGCGTGCCGCAGACCTCGGGCGAGGTGCGCGTGGACGTCCCGCGCACCACCGTGAACGCGATCGACGCCGCGGCCTCGGGCGCGATCGACGGCGTGCGGCTCGCGATCAACATCGGCGGCATGCTGATCGCGTTCGTGGCGCTGATTCACATGACCGACGCGCTGCTGGCCTGGCTGGGCGCGGGGCTCGGCATGCCCCGGCTCTCGCTGGAGTCGCTGCTGGGCAGTGCGCTCGCGCCGCTGGCGTTCCTGCTGGGCGTGCCCTGGCACGACGCGGCGAAGGTCGGCGAGCTCCTGGGCGTGAAGACCGTGCTCAACGAGTTCATCGCCTTCGGCATGCTCGCCGACCAGCGCGAGACACTCGACCCCCGCTCGATCGTGATCGCGAGCTACGCGCTGTGCGGCTTCGCGAACTTCGGCTCGCTCGCGATCCAGATCGGCGGGCTGGGCGGGATCGCGCCCGAGCGGCGCAGCGACGTGGCGCGCGACGCGCTGCGCGCGCTGCTCGCCGGCTCGCTCGCGAGCTTCATGACGGCCGCGATCGCGGGCGCGATCTACTGAGTCCCGGCCGCCGGCTCCGGCGCGGCCGGCAGGAAGGCAGTGACTCGCGCGCCGCCGCGCGGCCCGTTCTCGCGCCGCAGCGAGCCGCCACTCGCCGCCAGGATGTGCTCGGCGGTGTACAGGCCCAGGCCCAGCCGCCCCGGCTTCGCGCTCGCGAACGGCTGGAGTGACTCGCCGAGCTGCGCCGCAGAGAAGCCCGGGCCGTCGTCGGTCACTTCGAGCGAGACCACGTCGACTTCACCCTCGGCGCCGATGCGCAGCACGACGCGCGTGGCGCCGCGCGCGCCGTCGCCCTCGCAGGCGTTCATCAAGAGCGCGTCGAGCAGGCCGGCCAGACCTTCCGCGCCGGCGCACACCACCACGCGCGCGCCCTCGAGCGCGGGGCGCGCCAGCTCGACTTCGAGCGCCAGCCGCGGGAAGCGCGCCCGCAGCCGCGCTGCGGCGGCAGTCACCGCCTCGAGCAGACGGACGGCGCTGACCAGCGGCGCGCGCGGGCTCGTGGTCGTGGTGGCCACGCCCTGGGCCTCGCCGATCAGGCGCTTCAGCCGCTGCAGCGCCTCGACCAGCTCGCCCGCCGCCGTCTTCTGGTCGCTGAGTGACTCCGCGCGCTCGCCGGCGGCCACCGAGAACAGGAACTGCGCCGAGAGCAGCGCGGTCGAGAGCGCGTTGTTCGACTCGTGGCGGCGGCGGCGCACCTCGTCCGGAACGTCGCTGCGCGAAACGACGCGCTCGACCTGGTCCTGCCAGATGCGCGCGTCGAGCGCGCCGCGCAGCGCCTCCCCGCGCTGCCGGCGCGCGCGCGACACCGAGGCGAGCCTCGCGCACAGGAGCGCCAGCGGCAGCGCGCCCGCCGCTGCGCCGAGCAGGAACAGCGCGACGCCGTGCACGGGCCCGCTCGGGGCGGCTCAGCTCTGCTCGCGCCCGCCGCGGCGGCGGTCGCCGGCGTCGAGCTCGCGCACGATCTGCTGGACCGCCTGGCGCGTCAGGTCGAGCAGCCGCGCGGCGCCGCTGCGGCTGTTGTTCGCCTTGGCGAGCGCCTGCTCGATCATGACCCGCCGCACCTCGCCCTGGACTTCGCGCAGCGGCGTGTTGCCGACGTGCGCGGCGACGAAGGCGCCGAGGTCCGGCCGATCGGCCATCGCTTCCTCGACCGAGCGGGTCAGCTCCTCGAGCGAGATCGGCTTGCGCAGATAGCGGCGCGCGCCGGAGCGGGCGAGCTGAAAGGCCTCTTCGGCCGACGCCTGGCCACTCATCGCGATCACTGCGGCAGCCGGCCGCATGCGCACGGCCTCTTCCACGATCGGCAGGGCCTGACCGTCCGGCAAAGCCACGTCGACGATCACGACGTCGGGCAGGCGCGCGAGCAGCTCCTGGCCTTCCCGCACGGTGCCGGCCTCGAGCACCTCGGCGCCCCAGCCACGGCCGGCTCGCGCGATCGCCTGCCGCAAGGGTTTGTGGTCTTCCACGATGAGCACGCGCTCTGGTTGCGGGAACATCACCACCCTCCCCCTCGTATCCCAAAGTACCACGCCCGGACCGGAGCCCGGGTGAAGATCCGACGGAGTCGGACCCCGCAAGTAGTCTTGCATTCCGGTCCGACCGAGAACAGCGCACTCTTCCAGTGGTGTGAGAACAGATCCCTTCCCTCTCGCACCTGAGCGATCCGAGGAAGCGATTCGTTTCTAGGGTGGCTCCGCTGGGGCGGCGGTGAGCGGCAGCTCACCGTCCGCCCTTTGCGCTTCTGCTGGGTTTTCGGTCGCCGGCGCTTCAGGCCAGGAGCTCGGCCATCGTTGGTTGCGAGCGGACATAACGCTCGTGAGTTCCGAGGTAGATCGAGCGATAGAGCTCGTCCACGTCGGCGGGCGCCGGGAAGCGCTTCGAGAAACCCGGGCTCACCGGGTCGAGCGCGAGCTCGGCGGCGCGCTGGAAGTGAGCCAGCAGCGCCCGCGGGTCCTCGTCGCCGACCGCGATGCGGATCGTGGTCGGCGAGATACCGGCCGCGGCCAGCGCCTCGGCCGAGAGCTCCGAGTGACTGGTCTGCGCGGGGCACAGCACCACGGTGTTCACCTGGCCGAGACTCACCTGCAGGCCGAAGGCCGGCTCGAGGCAATCGAAGAAGCGCTTGAAGGCCGCGATCGGAATGCCCGAGCCCTCGAACGAGATCGTGAACAGCGGCGCCGAGAGACCCAGCACCATCGTGCGCCGGCACAGCTCGGCGTTCTCGTTGCCCGGCACCGCGTTGCAGTGCACCTGCACGCCGGGGTGACTCGCGAGCGCGCGCGCCAGCGTCGCGGTCGAGATGCACTTCTGCAGCATGCGCAGCTCGAGCGTGCGCATGCCGTTGATCACCTCGAACGCCTTGTCCGCGTCGAGAAACGCGCCCTTCACGTAGTACACGTTCCAGAACAGCGTCTCGCTCCAGTCGATCTCGCGCGTGCCGCCGGCGGGCGCGGGCACCGTGACCCGGCTGCCCTTGGGCAGGAACATGCGCTCGTTGCGCGCGATCGCCACGCCGGCGGTCGTGGTGCCGGTGCCCACCAGGTCCTTGGTGTAGGAGTGGATCACGAAGTCGGGCCGCTCGCGCGGGTCGGCGCGGCGCAGCACCGGGTGCAGGAACGGCGTGCCCACGGTCGAGTCACAGATCACTTCGAGCCCTGCGTCGTGCGCGGCCCGGCAGATCGCGGGCACGTCGAGCACGTAGCCGTGCGGGTTGCAGGGCGACTCGAGATACACGTACACGTTTCGGCCCTGGCGCAATCGCTCCGCGTGCACCGCGCGCAGCTCCGCCAGCGCGAGCTCGAAGTCGCGCGCGCCGAAGCCGTCGAACCACTCCACGGCCACGTCCAGGTTGCTGCGTTTGCCGTACCAGTCCGCCAGCAGCTGGTGCGCGCCGCCGTACACGTTGCGGCTGGAGAGCACGACGTCGCGGTAGCCGACCAGGTGCGCCAGCACCGCGTCGATCGCCGCCATGCCCGAGTTGAAGTTCCAGGCGAAATACTCGCCGGCCAGCGGCCCGGCCTCGACGTCGACGATGTAGTTCGCGAGACACGTCGAGGTCGGGTTCATGAGCCGCGAGTAGATCTCGTGCAGGAGCTCCTTGCCCTGGAACGCGTCGTCGATCCACTCGGTGCAGGCGTACAGGTATGTGGCGGTGCGCGTGATCACCGGCGTCGAGCTGAAGATCGCGGTCACGTTGTCGAACATGGCGTAGGGCCCGCGCTGCGCGGCATGGCCCTGCTCGAGCGAGAGTGACTGCCAGGTCTTGCGCATCGGGTTCTGCAGCGTGTCGAGCAGCTTCGCCAGCTGGAAGCACAGGAAGCGCTTGGCGTTCCAGAACGCGATCCGGTCCTTGCGGTCGAGCGCCGCCAGTCGCGCGACCGTGGCGTCCCACAGGCCGTGCATGGCCTGGTTCGCGCGGTACACGTGCGTGGCGACCTCGGCCAGCTCGCGCCCGAGCTCGCTCTCCGGGTCGAGCGAGAAGTGCGCCAGCTGCTCGCGCACCAGCGCCTCGACGCTCCGTGCGCCCGTGGTCTTGCGCAGCGGCGAGAGCTCGCGTGCGGCGTCGAGAAGCGAGCGGTCAGCCATCAGCGGCTCTCGAACAGGTAGAGCGAGTGACCCTGGTCGTCCTCGAGCGAGAGCTCGCGCGTTCCGTACGCCGTCTCGTAGACGCCGCGCGTGAGCCGCACGCCCTTCGCAGCGAGCTCCTGCGCGGCCGCGCGCACGTCGTCGACGCCGATGTAGAGGTGCACGTGCTCGCCCGCGCGCGCGAACGCGATCGAGGGATCGGCTGCGTCGACGAGCTTCAAGTGGAAGGCGTACGCGCCCGCGCAGATGCCCGCATAGAAGTCCTGGTACTGGAACGCGAGCTCGAAGCCCAGGATCTCGGTGTAGAACCGGATCGAGCCGGCAAGGTCGGTGGTCCGCAGCTGCGGAGTCACACTCTGGATCTTCACGTCTCCCCCTTCGGCAGCGCCGCGAGCAGCGCGCACAGTGCGCCGTTCAGCGGCGTCGCGATGCCGTGCCGCGCTCCGATGCGCACGATCGCCCCGTTGCGCGCATCGAGCTCGAGCGGCCGGCCCGCCCGCCGGTCGTAGAGCATCGAGTTGCCCGAGCCCGACGGCAAGGCGAGACAGCGCGCCAGGATCTCGTCGGCGACCTCGTCGCCCAGCGCGGCGCCCTCGGCGCGCGCCACCGCCAGACACTCGCGCATGAGGCCGAGCGCGAGCTCCGCCATGCCGGGCTCGTGCAACACCTCGATCGGGCGCGCCGTCGCTGCGCACAGCGCGCCGCTGGCCGCGTTGAGACACAGCTTGCGCCAGGCGGCCGTGGTGAAGTCGGGCGTGACCTCGACCGGGAAGCCCGTGTCCGCGAACAGCGCCGCGAAGGCCTGACCGGCCGGTCCCGCCGGCACCGTGAGCCGTCCGCCGGCGCGCATGCGCACCCGGCCCGGAGCCGTGCGCTCGGCCGGGAGCTCGACCACCACCGGCAGCACCTCGGCCTCACCCGCGAACGGAGTGACTCGTGCGCGCTGCTCGACGCCGTTCTGCACCACCGCGATCACGGCGCCCGGGCGGCCCAGCTCGGCCAGCCACTTGGCCGCGCCGGGCACCTCGTGCGCCTTGGTCGCCAGCAGGACCCAGTCGGCGGGGCCGACCCGCGCGGGGTCGGTCTCGCAGCGCAGCGCCACGTCGATGCGGCGCGCCGGTGACTCGACCACCAGCCGCTCGAACGGCCGGCGCACGCACAGCACGAGTTCGTGCCGGCCCTGCGCGGCGAGCGACGCGGCGAGCGCGCCGCCGATCGCGCCCACCCCCACGCAGGCGATGCGCATCGGAGCCGGGCTCATTCCAGGCCCAGGGCCACGACGCGGCCGTGCGGGTGCGAGTACTCGAGCATGCGAGCCGGCTCCAGGTCGAAGTAGGCACCGAACAGCGTGCGGCTGAACATTTCGTGAGTCACCGCGATGGTGTGCACGCCCGGCTTTCGGGCCGCGAGCCAGGCGCGCGCGCGCAGCGCCACGTCCGCATAGCTCTCGCCGCCCGGAAACACGTAGTGCCACTTGTCGCGCTCGCGCGCGGCGCGCGCGCCGGGATAGCGCGCGTCGATCTCCGGCGGAGTGAGTCCCTCCCAGGTCCCCTGGCGCAGCTCCGCCAGCAGCGGATGGGTCACGATCGAGGTCTCGGGCCAGCCCAGCTCGCGACACACGATCTCGGCCGTGCGCTGCGCGCGGCCGAGCGGGCTGCACTCGAGCACGACGTCAGTGCGCTCGCGCAGCGCCGCGCGCAACACGCGGCCCGCGGCCACCGCCTGCTCGATCCCGCGCGGGGTGAGCGGCGAGTCGAGGCTGCCCTGCCTGCGGCCTGCGACGTTCCACTCCGTCTCGCCGTGACGGACCAGCCAGATCGGGCCGGCGCCCTTCACGGCTCGACCTCGAGGTCGCGGTCGGCCTCGACCTCGGCGCGCTTGGCCGCGATCCAGGCGCGATACTCGGGGCCGTCCCAGGCGCGGTGCAGGCCGCGCGCGTAGTGACTCGCGTTGCGCTGGTACTGCCAGGCGTTCAGCCGGTTCTCGCGCGACGCGTCGCGCGTGGCGATCACTCTGGCCGGCACGCCCACCAGGATGGAGCCGGGCGGAAACACCTTGCCTTCGGGCACGAGCGCCCCGCCGCCCACGATCGAGCCCTTTCCGATCACCGCACCGTCCATGATCGTGGCGCCGATCCCGATCAGGCAGTGGTCGCCGATCGTGCAGCCGTGCACGGTCGCGCGGTGCGTGATCGAGCAGAAGTCACCGATCACCGTGCGCGCGTCGTAGCCCACGTGCAGCATGGCGAAGTCCTGGATGTTGGTCATGCGCCCGATGCGCACTTCCTGCGCCTCGGCGCGAATGACCGCGTGCGGCCAGAGACTCGCGTGCGCGCCGATGGTGACCCGGCCGTAGATCTGCACGCCGGGGGCGATCCAGACGGATCCGTGAATCGACTGGAGAGACTCCACCGGGGCCAAAGCTTGGCACGAACGCCGATCCGACGATAGGATTCGGCCCCCTATGGCCAAGAACACCCCCGACCCGTCGCGCGGCCGCGTGGTCGCGATCGCCGGCGCCACGGGCGCCGTCGGCGAGGTCCTGCTGCGCATCCTGGAGCAGCGCTCGTTCCCCGTCTCGGAGCTGCGGCCGCTCGCGAGCGAGCGCTCGGCCGGCAGCGCGACCGTCCGCTTCCGCGGCCAGACGCTGCCCGTAGAGCTCGCGCGCGCGGAGGCGTTCGACGGCGTCGACTTCGCCTTCTTCGCCGCCACCGGCGCGCTCGCGAAGGAGCTCGCGCCCGAGGTCGCCAAGCGCGGTGGCATCGCGATCGACAAGTCGAACACCTGGCGCATGGATCCGCAGGTGCCGCTGGTGATTCCCGAGATCAACGGCGCCGCGCTCGAGAAGCACCAGGGCATCGTCGCCAGCCCGAACTGCACCACCACGCCCTTCGTGATGGCGCTCGCGCCGCTGCGCGCGCTCGGCAAGCTGAAACGCGCCGTGGTCACCACGTTCCAGTCCGCCTCCGGCGCCGGCGTGCCGGGCGTGGAGGAGCTCGAGAGTCAGATCCAGGCCATCGCCGCGGGCCGGCCCGTGCCGGCGCCCAAGACGTTCAAGGCGCAGATCGCCAACAACGTCGTGCCGCTGTGCGAGACCTTCCGCGACGACAGCTACTCGACCGAGGAGGTCAAGCTGCTGCACGAGACGCGCAAGATCCTCGAGGATCCCGCGCTCGACGTCGCCATGACTTGCGTGCGCGTGCCCGTGCCCGTGGGTCACTCGGCGTCGGTGCTGCTCGAGACCGAGCCCGCGATCACGCCCGACCAGGCGCGCGCCGCGCTGGCCGCGTTCCCCGGCGTGCGCGTGATGGACGACCCCAAGCACGACGTCTTCCCCACCCCCGTGGACTGCGCGGGCGGCGACGACGTGCTGGTGGGCCGCATCCGCCGCGACCTGAACAGCGATCGGCTCTGGCTCTGGACCGTGGGCGACAACCTGCGCAAGGGCGCGGCGCTGAACGCGGTGCAGATCGCCGAAGAGCTGATGCGGCGCGGCCTGCGCTGAGCGCGGGACTCTCCCCGTGACTGCGCCGCTCTGGTCGCCGTCGGCCGAGCGCATCGAGCGCGCTGCGCTGACGCGCTTCCGGCGGCGCAGCGAGTCACAGACCGGGCAGTCGTTCCCGGCGTACGCCGATCTCTGGCGCTGGTCGGTCGACGAGCGCGCGGCGTTCTGGCGCGCGGCCTGGGAGTTCTGCGAACTGGTCGGCGAGCCGGGCTGGGCGCCCTATCTCGTCGACGACCGCATGCCGGGCGCGAAGTGGTTCCCCGAGGCGCGGCTCAACTACGCCGAGAACCTGCTCGCGCGCAGTGACTCGGCGCCCGCGCTGATCTTCGTGAGCGAGACGGGCGCCCGGCGCGAGCTCTCCTGGCAGGAGCTGCGCCGGCAGGTGGGCGCGGTCTCCGCCTGGCTGCGCCAGGCCGGCGTGGTCGCCGGCGACCGGGTCGCCGGCATCGTGCCGAACTGCCCCGAGGCGATCGTGGCCATGCTGGCCGCCACTTCGCTGGGGGCGATCTGGTCCTCGTGCTCGCCCGACTTCGGGGTGCGCGGCGTGCTGGACCGCTTCGGGCAGATCGAGCCCAAGGTTTTGTTCGCCGCCGACGGCTACTGGTACGGCGGCAAGAGCCACTCACTCGCCGAGCGGGTCAGCGAGATCTACCGCGGCCTGCCCACGCTGCAACACGTGGTGTCGATCCCGTTCCTCGGCGGCGCGCCGCTCTCGGGCGCGGAGCACTTCGAGCGCATCGCGGTCCGGCCCGTCGCTCTGCACTTCGAGAGACTCCCGTTCGACCACCCGCTGTTCATCCTGTTCTCGTCGGGCACGACGGGCATCCCGAAGGGCATCGTGCACTGCGCGGGCGGGCTGTTGCTGAAGATCGCGGTCGAGCAGCGCCTGCACTCCGACGTCTCGCGCGCCGACCGGCTGTTCTATTTCACGACCTGCGGCTGGATGATGTGGAACTGGCTCGCGACCGGTCTGGCCACGGGCGCAACGCTTTTGCTGTTCGACGGCTCGCCCTTCCAGCCCGGCGAGCGCGTGCTGTGGGACCTGGCCGAGCGCGAGCGGGTCACGGTGTTCGGCACGTCAGCGAAGTATCTCGACGCGGTCCGCAAGTCGGGGCTCGAGCCCGAGAAGACCCACGACCTGTCCGCGCTGAAGACGATCCTGTCGACCGGCTCGGTGCTGGCGCCGGAGAGCTTCGACTTCGTGTACGGCGGCATCAAAGAGGACGTCCTGCTGTCGTCGATCTCGGGCGGCACCGACATCGCCGGCTGCTTCGTTGCGGGCAGCCCGACGCTCCCGGTGTGGCGCGGCGAAGCGCAGTGTCTCGCGCTGGGCATGAAGGTCGAGGTGTTCGGCGAGCGCGGCCAGTCACTCCCGCCGGGCGAGAAGGGGGAGCTCGTGTGCACGCGTGCCTTCCCGACCCAGCCGCTGGGCTTCTGGAACGACCCCGACGGCGCGCGCTACCGCGCGGCCTACTTCGAGCGCTTCCCGGGCGTGTGGCACCACGGCGACTGGGTCGAGCTCACCGGGCACGGCGGCATGACCTTGTTCGGGCGCTCCGACGCCGTGCTGAACCCGGGCGGCGTGCGCATCGGCACGGCCGAGATCTACCGTCCGGTCGAGCAGCTCGACGAGGTGGTCGAGGCGCTGGCCGTGGGACAGGACTGGGAGAGCGACGTGCGCGTGGTGCTGTTCGTGCGCCTGCGCGAGGGAGTCACGCTGTCTTCCGAGCTCGAGACGCGCATCCGCTCGGCCATTCGCACGCACGCCACGC
Above is a window of Myxococcota bacterium DNA encoding:
- a CDS encoding acetoacetate--CoA ligase, with product MTAPLWSPSAERIERAALTRFRRRSESQTGQSFPAYADLWRWSVDERAAFWRAAWEFCELVGEPGWAPYLVDDRMPGAKWFPEARLNYAENLLARSDSAPALIFVSETGARRELSWQELRRQVGAVSAWLRQAGVVAGDRVAGIVPNCPEAIVAMLAATSLGAIWSSCSPDFGVRGVLDRFGQIEPKVLFAADGYWYGGKSHSLAERVSEIYRGLPTLQHVVSIPFLGGAPLSGAEHFERIAVRPVALHFERLPFDHPLFILFSSGTTGIPKGIVHCAGGLLLKIAVEQRLHSDVSRADRLFYFTTCGWMMWNWLATGLATGATLLLFDGSPFQPGERVLWDLAERERVTVFGTSAKYLDAVRKSGLEPEKTHDLSALKTILSTGSVLAPESFDFVYGGIKEDVLLSSISGGTDIAGCFVAGSPTLPVWRGEAQCLALGMKVEVFGERGQSLPPGEKGELVCTRAFPTQPLGFWNDPDGARYRAAYFERFPGVWHHGDWVELTGHGGMTLFGRSDAVLNPGGVRIGTAEIYRPVEQLDEVVEALAVGQDWESDVRVVLFVRLREGVTLSSELETRIRSAIRTHATPRHVPARIVQVGDIPRTKSGKIVELAVRDVVHGRTPKNLEALANPEALEQFRGRAELRS